Proteins co-encoded in one Sulfurovum riftiae genomic window:
- the gspD gene encoding type II secretion system secretin GspD has product MKLTKIFLGVLLIFTIALHAADEETVDVNFRDLSVKDFIEMVSKITNKNILIDTDLKGKINFVSTKPIKKSSLIPLANSILGSKGLTLIDQGEFYKVVKGSTAAGEGLDVSSSIEGETMKTVMFPLKNTNAAVVRAKIKPLLNKNDKVISFKENNVLAITATPRTLHSISKVIKAVEKRGIKRSVVIKLKNASVKEVFPNAQNMAKKIFPQTIESEKVDIFKDEATNSLILVGKEDNNRRMIKYIKQLDQKGDDQTQKMYVLRLKNSNVEEMEKIMSKLISQMNNMATKKPKKGSKPPSKAMVVSDIERNALIVLATGEQMRNIRETVRKIDIPKVQVYVKAKIVEIDKNMAEQVGMKYGMNGGTITSSGLFTLAGNMGASALQMSPALLGFLNTNNTKTYTDANGNIIQENNPAFKFDSTDKAFALGAALDLLEKNGAAHLLSEPSVLCTNNKEAEIYVGQTMSILTQAQQSTTAVSNVINNYTREDIGLTLKVKPRLSSNNQVTLEVETVLEDLDPSSEQVADRPTTTKRTVKTSAIVRNGEMIILGGLIKKAGGKGISKVPFLGDIPVLGELLFTHTSDVEREQNVVIYLTPYIVRKSGDLQRLKEMLAELEEVQIRYNRLVESALEKNRAKKHKKKTYTVEPSYTLESTSDYTDNGHVSNLDLLKAEEQF; this is encoded by the coding sequence ATGAAATTAACTAAAATATTTTTGGGCGTACTGCTTATCTTTACGATCGCACTGCATGCGGCTGACGAAGAGACGGTCGATGTGAACTTCCGCGATCTCTCTGTCAAGGATTTTATCGAAATGGTCTCGAAGATCACCAATAAAAATATTCTTATAGATACAGATCTGAAAGGAAAGATCAACTTCGTCTCTACGAAACCGATTAAAAAATCCTCGTTGATACCTTTGGCGAACTCGATTCTGGGAAGCAAAGGATTGACACTTATAGACCAGGGTGAATTCTACAAGGTTGTCAAAGGTTCAACAGCAGCAGGAGAGGGACTAGATGTCAGCAGCTCCATCGAAGGGGAGACCATGAAAACGGTCATGTTTCCGCTGAAGAATACCAATGCTGCAGTTGTCCGTGCCAAGATCAAACCTCTGTTGAATAAAAATGACAAAGTGATCTCTTTCAAGGAGAACAATGTTCTTGCGATTACTGCAACACCTAGAACACTACATTCCATCTCAAAAGTCATTAAGGCGGTTGAAAAAAGAGGGATTAAACGTTCTGTGGTTATCAAACTGAAAAATGCCAGCGTTAAAGAGGTTTTCCCCAATGCACAGAATATGGCGAAGAAGATCTTTCCCCAGACCATCGAGAGCGAGAAGGTGGACATTTTCAAAGATGAAGCGACAAACTCTCTCATACTTGTAGGGAAAGAAGATAATAACCGTCGTATGATCAAGTATATTAAACAACTTGATCAGAAAGGGGATGACCAAACACAGAAGATGTATGTGTTACGTCTGAAGAACTCCAACGTTGAAGAGATGGAGAAGATTATGAGCAAGCTGATCTCACAGATGAATAATATGGCGACGAAGAAACCAAAAAAAGGGAGCAAGCCTCCAAGTAAGGCGATGGTGGTCTCCGACATCGAACGAAATGCGCTCATCGTCCTTGCCACAGGTGAGCAGATGCGAAACATCCGTGAAACGGTACGAAAGATAGATATTCCCAAAGTACAGGTCTATGTGAAAGCGAAGATCGTCGAGATTGATAAGAACATGGCAGAGCAGGTAGGTATGAAGTATGGGATGAATGGAGGAACGATCACCTCTTCCGGGCTATTCACTCTTGCCGGCAATATGGGTGCCAGTGCACTGCAGATGTCTCCAGCCCTATTAGGGTTTTTGAATACGAACAATACAAAAACCTATACGGATGCAAACGGTAATATTATTCAGGAGAACAATCCGGCATTCAAGTTCGACTCGACCGATAAAGCCTTTGCTCTGGGTGCTGCACTTGACCTTTTGGAAAAGAACGGTGCTGCCCATCTTCTGAGTGAACCTTCCGTACTCTGTACAAACAACAAGGAAGCGGAGATCTATGTGGGACAGACCATGTCCATATTGACACAGGCGCAGCAATCCACTACGGCTGTCTCCAATGTTATCAACAACTATACCAGAGAAGACATCGGATTGACCCTCAAGGTGAAACCGAGACTCTCGAGTAACAATCAGGTTACCCTTGAAGTGGAAACGGTCCTGGAAGATCTTGACCCCTCCTCCGAGCAGGTGGCAGACAGACCGACCACGACCAAGCGGACAGTAAAAACCAGTGCCATCGTACGTAACGGAGAGATGATTATTCTGGGTGGTCTTATCAAGAAAGCGGGCGGGAAAGGAATAAGCAAGGTACCTTTTCTTGGTGATATCCCTGTTCTTGGAGAACTGCTCTTTACACATACTTCCGACGTTGAAAGAGAACAGAATGTGGTTATTTATCTGACACCGTATATTGTCAGAAAAAGCGGCGACCTGCAGAGACTGAAGGAGATGCTGGCAGAGCTGGAAGAGGTACAGATACGATATAACAGGCTGGTGGAATCTGCACTTGAAAAAAACAGGGCTAAAAAACACAAGAAGAAAACCTATACTGTTGAGCCTAGCTATACTCTGGAATCTACTTCAGACTATACCGATAATGGGCATGTCAGCAACCTTGATCTGCTGAAAGCGGAGGAGCAGTTCTGA